From Thalassococcus sp. S3, one genomic window encodes:
- a CDS encoding thiamine diphosphokinase, which produces MIRAIVNSRETVTLVGGGEAAPDDVLDALIYGRRLVAADGGARLALQAGHVPEAVIGDFDSISAEDRAAIPPERFFQINEQDSTDFDKALRNVSAPLVLAVGFLGARVDHQLAAFHTLVRHPDRPCILVGTEDVTILAPPCLTVDLSAGDIVSLFPMGEVGGRSEGLQWPIDELRFAPDDRIGTSNRATGKVTLSFDTPRMLLILPRARLPQLIEALPPQTWPKPAPRSARA; this is translated from the coding sequence ATGATTCGAGCCATTGTTAATTCCCGCGAAACAGTCACGTTGGTCGGCGGCGGTGAGGCTGCACCAGATGATGTTTTGGACGCATTGATCTATGGGCGGCGGCTGGTTGCGGCGGATGGCGGGGCCCGACTGGCACTGCAGGCCGGTCATGTGCCCGAAGCGGTGATCGGCGACTTCGACTCGATTTCAGCGGAAGACCGGGCTGCCATTCCCCCGGAACGCTTTTTTCAGATCAACGAACAGGACAGCACCGACTTTGACAAAGCGTTGCGCAACGTATCGGCGCCGCTTGTTCTGGCGGTCGGGTTTCTGGGCGCGCGCGTGGATCACCAGCTTGCGGCCTTTCACACGCTTGTTCGCCACCCGGATCGCCCCTGTATTCTTGTCGGCACAGAGGACGTCACGATCCTGGCGCCGCCCTGCCTGACGGTGGACCTCTCTGCGGGCGATATCGTGTCCCTTTTCCCGATGGGAGAGGTCGGTGGCCGGTCGGAAGGTCTGCAATGGCCCATAGATGAGCTTCGGTTTGCGCCGGACGACCGGATCGGGACGTCAAATCGCGCCACGGGCAAGGTGACCTTGAGTTTTGACACGCCAAGGATGCTTTTGATCCTGCCGCGCGCGCGTCTGCCCCAGCTTATTGAGGCGCTGCCGCCGCAGACCTGGCCAAAGCCCGCGCCGCGATCTGCTCGCGCATGA